One segment of Arthrobacter sp. MMS18-M83 DNA contains the following:
- a CDS encoding fumarylacetoacetate hydrolase family protein, with translation MEQVTDHTLAAARKVIAVHINYPSRAAQRGRTPEQPSYFLKPSSSLTFGSAEAPSTVERPAGCELLGYEGEIALIIGKPARRVSLEDAWSHIGWVTASNDLGVYDLRYADKGSNLRSKGGDGFTPVGPALIPAADVDPSQMRIRTWHNGELVQDDTTEDLLFPFARLVADLSQLLTLETGDIILTGTPAGASVAQPGDVVEVEVTAGGLSSGRLATTVVEGTTAFADFGARPKSDDVQREEAYGSREAAGLTVVVPVLTPELKKKLESVATATLSSQLRKRGLNNVSIDGLQATRPDRRVVGLARTLRYVPNREDLFKTHGGGFNAQKRAIDSVNEGEILVMEARGEKGTGTVGDILALRAQMRGAAAIITDGGVRDYSAVAGLDMPTYFANPHPAVLGRRHIPWDTDITIACGGATVQPGDIIVADSDGILVIPPAIAGELVDECIEQEKEEAFIFEMVRQGNSVDGLYPMNAQWRARYEEWEGAQGD, from the coding sequence TTGGAACAGGTCACCGACCACACCCTGGCCGCGGCCCGCAAGGTCATCGCGGTGCATATTAACTACCCCAGCCGGGCCGCGCAGCGCGGCCGCACCCCGGAACAGCCGTCCTATTTCCTGAAGCCTTCGTCGTCCCTGACGTTCGGCTCGGCAGAAGCTCCGTCAACAGTGGAGCGTCCGGCCGGCTGTGAACTCCTCGGGTACGAGGGCGAGATCGCGCTGATTATTGGCAAGCCTGCCCGCCGTGTGAGCCTTGAGGACGCGTGGAGCCATATCGGGTGGGTGACGGCGAGCAACGACCTCGGCGTCTACGATCTCCGCTACGCGGACAAGGGCTCCAACCTCCGGTCCAAGGGCGGCGACGGTTTCACTCCGGTGGGCCCCGCGCTGATCCCGGCCGCCGACGTCGACCCCTCCCAAATGAGGATCCGCACCTGGCACAACGGCGAACTCGTCCAGGACGACACCACCGAAGACCTGCTGTTCCCCTTCGCGCGCCTCGTCGCCGATCTCTCCCAGCTACTCACCCTCGAAACCGGCGACATCATCCTCACCGGCACCCCGGCCGGCGCCTCCGTCGCCCAACCCGGCGACGTCGTCGAGGTTGAGGTCACCGCTGGCGGGCTCAGCAGCGGCCGCCTGGCCACCACAGTCGTGGAAGGTACGACGGCGTTCGCGGACTTCGGCGCCCGGCCCAAGTCCGATGACGTGCAGCGCGAGGAAGCGTACGGTTCCCGCGAAGCGGCGGGCCTCACCGTCGTCGTGCCTGTCCTGACCCCGGAGCTGAAGAAGAAACTCGAAAGCGTCGCCACCGCCACGTTGTCCAGCCAGCTGCGGAAACGCGGGCTGAACAACGTAAGCATCGACGGACTGCAGGCCACCCGCCCGGACCGCCGCGTCGTCGGGCTCGCCCGGACTCTGCGCTATGTTCCGAACCGCGAGGACCTGTTCAAGACCCACGGCGGCGGATTCAACGCCCAGAAGCGGGCCATCGATTCCGTCAACGAGGGTGAAATCCTGGTCATGGAAGCCCGGGGCGAAAAGGGCACCGGGACGGTGGGGGACATCCTGGCGCTGCGTGCCCAGATGCGCGGCGCGGCGGCAATCATCACCGACGGCGGCGTCCGCGACTACTCAGCGGTGGCAGGACTGGACATGCCCACCTACTTCGCCAACCCCCACCCCGCCGTGCTGGGGCGCCGGCACATCCCGTGGGACACGGACATCACCATCGCCTGCGGCGGGGCCACGGTCCAGCCCGGGGACATCATCGTGGCCGACTCGGACGGCATCCTGGTGATTCCGCCGGCCATCGCCGGGGAACTGGTAGATGAGTGCATCGAGCAGGAGAAGGAAGAGGCGTTCATCTTCGAGATGGTCAGGCAGGGCAACAGCGTGGACGGTCTTTATCCGATGAATGCGCAGTGGCGTGCCCGCTACGAAGAGTGGGAAGGAGCCCAAGGTGACTGA
- a CDS encoding aspartate transaminase, with product MSEYLPASRVTRIKSSASVAAAARVRELRAEGIPIIDLTVGEPDFDTPDHIKAAAIEAINAGETKYTSVTGTPELQTAILRRIESHTGAHYEPNQLTIGGGAKQVLYVALMASLNVGDEVIVPAPYWVSYPDMVLANDGTPVIVACGEDTGFKLTPAALKEAITPKTKWLILNAPSNPTGAVYSREELQALGAVLEEFPHVYILTDEIYDEIHFGDGRVTSLVTAVPSLRDRILLVNGVSKAYAMTGWRLGYGVGPVPLIAAMNKLQSQTSSCPSSISQAAAAAALNGDQSFVRDSVEVYRKRRDVAVQGLNAIDGLSVAAAEGAFYAYVNCSGVIGKTAPDGTVIENDQDFTLYLLNAAAVAVIQGSAYGLGPYFRISFATSLETINAGVDSIRKAVSALN from the coding sequence ATGTCCGAGTACCTGCCGGCGTCGAGGGTCACACGCATCAAGTCCTCAGCGAGCGTTGCGGCCGCCGCCCGCGTCCGTGAACTACGAGCCGAAGGCATCCCGATCATCGACCTGACCGTCGGCGAGCCGGACTTCGACACCCCCGACCACATCAAGGCGGCCGCCATCGAAGCGATCAACGCCGGCGAGACCAAATACACCTCGGTAACCGGAACGCCCGAGCTGCAGACCGCCATCCTCCGCCGGATCGAAAGCCACACCGGCGCACACTACGAGCCGAACCAGCTCACCATCGGCGGCGGCGCCAAGCAGGTCCTTTACGTAGCCCTCATGGCATCGCTCAACGTGGGCGACGAAGTGATCGTCCCCGCACCGTACTGGGTGTCCTACCCGGACATGGTCCTCGCCAACGACGGCACTCCGGTGATCGTCGCTTGCGGAGAAGACACCGGCTTCAAGCTGACTCCGGCCGCCCTGAAGGAAGCCATCACGCCCAAGACCAAGTGGCTTATCCTCAACGCACCGTCCAACCCGACGGGCGCCGTGTACTCCCGCGAAGAACTACAGGCCCTGGGTGCTGTCCTTGAGGAATTCCCGCACGTCTATATCCTCACCGACGAGATCTATGACGAAATCCATTTCGGCGACGGCCGGGTGACCAGCCTCGTCACGGCGGTTCCGTCCCTGCGCGACCGGATCCTGCTGGTCAACGGTGTCTCCAAGGCCTACGCAATGACCGGCTGGCGCCTTGGCTACGGGGTGGGCCCGGTACCCTTGATCGCTGCCATGAACAAGCTGCAGTCGCAGACGTCCTCATGCCCGTCCTCCATTAGCCAGGCAGCCGCGGCAGCCGCGCTGAACGGCGATCAGTCCTTCGTCCGGGACAGCGTGGAGGTATATCGCAAGCGCCGCGACGTCGCCGTCCAAGGCCTCAACGCCATTGACGGGCTGTCCGTCGCCGCCGCCGAGGGCGCCTTCTACGCCTACGTGAACTGCAGCGGCGTCATTGGCAAGACGGCTCCCGACGGGACGGTCATCGAAAATGACCAGGACTTCACGCTGTACCTCCTCAACGCGGCCGCGGTCGCCGTCATCCAGGGCTCGGCCTACGGACTAGGCCCCTACTTCCGGATCTCCTTTGCGACCTCGCTGGAGACCATCAACGCTGGCGTGGACTCGATCCGCAAGGCAGTCAGCGCCCTCAACTAA
- a CDS encoding GntR family transcriptional regulator — protein MTEIAVGSKSEQAYAAVKARIVDGTYSPGYRLVLAKIAEDLGVSVVPVREAIRRLEAEGLVKFERNVGATVSGIDPTEYLYTMQTLSIIEGAATALSAPLIGAADIARARAVNAEMRDCLEHFDPVRFTALNQDFHSVLFEHCPNPHILDLVHRGWNRLASIRASTFRFVPGRAHESVDEHEALLQLIESNADADTIEQAARRHRAATLDAYLAQSNAGSLSAH, from the coding sequence GTGACTGAAATCGCCGTCGGGAGCAAATCCGAGCAAGCTTATGCCGCCGTCAAGGCGCGGATCGTGGATGGCACTTACTCGCCCGGATACCGGCTGGTGCTGGCCAAGATCGCCGAGGACCTGGGCGTCAGCGTGGTCCCCGTCCGGGAGGCGATCCGCCGCCTGGAGGCTGAAGGTCTCGTGAAGTTCGAGCGCAACGTCGGCGCCACGGTCTCGGGGATCGACCCCACGGAGTACCTGTACACGATGCAGACCCTGAGCATCATCGAGGGCGCGGCCACGGCGTTGTCCGCACCGCTGATCGGGGCCGCGGATATCGCCCGGGCCCGTGCAGTCAATGCGGAGATGCGGGACTGCCTGGAGCATTTCGATCCGGTCCGCTTCACGGCGCTGAACCAGGATTTCCACAGCGTGCTCTTTGAACACTGCCCGAATCCGCACATTCTGGACCTCGTGCACCGGGGCTGGAACCGGCTCGCCTCGATCAGGGCCTCGACGTTCCGATTCGTCCCCGGCCGCGCGCATGAATCCGTGGACGAACACGAGGCGCTGCTCCAACTCATTGAAAGCAACGCCGACGCCGACACCATCGAACAAGCCGCCCGCCGGCACCGCGCCGCCACCCTCGACGCATACCTCGCACAAAGCAACGCGGGGTCACTTAGCGCCCATTAA
- the hpaH gene encoding 2-oxo-hept-4-ene-1,7-dioate hydratase, protein MLDPKTIEAIADELLEAGRSRTPVPRLTARYPDMTVEDSYAVQQLWRRRNEDAGRKLVGRKIGLTSKAMQAATGITEPDYGAIFDDMVLETGCSVAWDQYTHPRVEVELAFVLKKDLSGPGCTIFDVLNATDYVVPALEILDSRIEMEGRTIVDTISDNAAMGAMVVGGRPVRPDAVDLRWVSAILYKNQTVEETGVAAGVLDHPANGVHWLANKIAPHGDGLKAGEIILAGSFTRPLWVYKGDTVHADYGPLGVVTCRFE, encoded by the coding sequence ATGCTTGACCCGAAGACGATAGAAGCGATTGCGGACGAACTGCTGGAGGCCGGCCGGTCCCGGACCCCGGTTCCGCGCCTGACAGCCCGCTACCCTGACATGACAGTGGAGGATTCCTACGCCGTGCAGCAGTTGTGGCGGCGCAGGAACGAGGACGCCGGCCGGAAGCTGGTAGGCCGCAAGATCGGGCTGACGTCCAAGGCCATGCAGGCCGCCACAGGCATCACCGAACCCGACTATGGCGCCATCTTTGACGACATGGTCCTGGAAACCGGCTGCTCCGTGGCATGGGACCAGTACACCCACCCAAGAGTGGAGGTGGAGCTGGCCTTCGTCCTTAAGAAGGACCTCTCCGGGCCGGGTTGCACCATCTTCGACGTCCTGAACGCCACCGACTACGTGGTTCCGGCCCTCGAGATCCTCGATTCCAGGATTGAGATGGAGGGCCGGACCATCGTGGACACCATCTCGGACAACGCCGCGATGGGTGCCATGGTGGTGGGCGGACGCCCTGTCCGCCCGGACGCCGTCGACCTCCGCTGGGTATCGGCGATCCTCTACAAGAACCAGACAGTGGAGGAAACCGGCGTCGCCGCCGGCGTCCTGGACCATCCCGCGAACGGCGTGCACTGGCTCGCCAACAAGATCGCCCCGCACGGCGACGGGCTGAAGGCCGGGGAGATCATCCTCGCCGGCTCCTTCACCCGCCCGCTCTGGGTGTACAAAGGGGATACCGTCCACGCCGACTACGGACCCTTGGGAGTTGTCACATGCCGGTTCGAGTAG
- a CDS encoding 4-carboxy-4-hydroxy-2-oxoadipate aldolase/oxaloacetate decarboxylase: MIHVKTKFQRPDADVVSRLAAFSSATIHEAQGRRGALSSKIKPIDRSMSFCGPAVTVACAPQDNLMLQVAIHYAQAGDVVLVGAQEFSDAGTFGDVLGNAMKAKGIAAMVTDSGVRDTQDLIDLGLPVFSGSVCIKGTVKETLGPINHPLVFGDEIIYPGDILRGDADGVVVVRREEAEEVIALSQARDDAERELIKAYHAGGTTIELCGLTEKLKAKGLLVED; this comes from the coding sequence ATGATCCACGTAAAGACCAAATTCCAGAGGCCCGACGCCGACGTCGTCAGCCGCCTCGCGGCGTTCTCCTCCGCGACCATCCACGAAGCACAGGGCCGCCGCGGCGCCCTGAGCTCGAAGATCAAGCCGATCGATCGCTCGATGTCCTTCTGCGGCCCGGCCGTCACCGTGGCCTGTGCCCCGCAAGACAACCTCATGCTGCAGGTTGCCATCCACTATGCTCAGGCCGGCGACGTCGTCTTGGTGGGGGCGCAGGAATTTTCCGACGCCGGCACTTTCGGCGACGTCCTGGGCAACGCCATGAAGGCCAAGGGCATTGCGGCCATGGTGACGGATTCCGGCGTGCGTGACACCCAGGACCTCATCGACCTGGGCCTGCCTGTTTTCTCCGGCAGCGTCTGCATCAAGGGCACGGTAAAGGAAACCCTGGGCCCGATCAACCACCCGCTCGTCTTCGGCGATGAGATCATCTACCCCGGAGACATCCTCCGCGGTGACGCCGACGGCGTCGTGGTGGTGCGCCGTGAGGAAGCTGAGGAGGTCATCGCACTCTCCCAGGCCCGCGACGACGCCGAACGCGAGCTCATCAAGGCCTACCACGCCGGAGGCACCACCATCGAGTTGTGCGGTCTGACGGAGAAGCTAAAGGCCAAGGGGCTCCTGGTCGAAGACTGA
- the hpaD gene encoding 3,4-dihydroxyphenylacetate 2,3-dioxygenase: MTNFVPTPAVPAPDIVRCAYLELVVTDLAKSREFYVDLLGLHVTEEDENTIYLRSFEEFIHHNLVLRKGPVAAAAAFAYRVKSPAEVDAAEAYYRELGCRVERRKEGFTKGVGDSVRVEDPLGFPYEFFYEVEHVERLTQRYDLYSAGELVRLDHFNQVTPDVPRGRKYLEDLGFRVSEDIKDSDGVTYAAWMHRKQTVHDTALTGGNGPRLHHIAFSTHEKHNIIQICDKMGALRISDRIERGPGRHGVSNAFYLYILDPDGHRIEIYTQDYYTGDPDNPTVTWDVHDNQRRDWWGNPVVPSWYTEASLVLDLDGNPQPVIIREEKSEMAVTVGADGFSYTRKDDAAAEGFKLGAQV, from the coding sequence ATGACCAACTTCGTCCCCACCCCCGCCGTCCCGGCGCCGGATATCGTCCGCTGCGCCTACCTCGAACTCGTCGTCACCGACCTCGCCAAGTCCCGCGAGTTCTACGTGGACCTCCTGGGCCTGCACGTCACCGAAGAAGACGAGAACACCATCTACCTGCGCTCCTTCGAGGAGTTCATCCACCACAACCTGGTCCTCCGCAAGGGACCCGTCGCCGCCGCCGCCGCGTTCGCGTACCGGGTGAAGTCCCCGGCCGAGGTGGACGCCGCCGAGGCCTACTACCGCGAGCTGGGCTGCCGGGTGGAGCGCCGCAAGGAAGGCTTCACCAAGGGCGTCGGCGACTCCGTACGCGTCGAGGACCCGCTGGGCTTCCCCTACGAGTTCTTCTACGAGGTGGAACACGTCGAACGCCTCACCCAGCGCTACGACCTCTACTCCGCCGGGGAACTGGTCCGTCTGGACCACTTCAACCAGGTCACCCCCGATGTTCCCCGCGGCCGGAAGTACCTCGAGGACCTCGGCTTCCGCGTCTCCGAGGACATCAAGGACTCCGACGGCGTCACGTACGCCGCGTGGATGCACCGCAAGCAGACCGTCCACGACACCGCCCTGACCGGCGGCAACGGCCCCCGCCTGCACCACATCGCCTTCTCCACGCACGAGAAGCACAACATCATCCAGATCTGCGACAAGATGGGCGCCCTGCGCATCAGCGACCGGATCGAACGCGGCCCCGGCCGGCACGGCGTTTCCAACGCCTTCTACCTGTACATCCTGGACCCGGACGGGCACCGCATCGAGATCTACACCCAGGACTACTACACCGGGGACCCGGACAACCCCACCGTCACCTGGGACGTGCACGACAACCAGCGCCGCGACTGGTGGGGCAACCCCGTGGTCCCCTCCTGGTACACCGAGGCCTCCCTCGTCCTGGACCTGGACGGCAACCCCCAACCCGTCATCATCCGCGAGGAAAAAAGCGAAATGGCCGTCACCGTCGGCGCCGACGGCTTCTCCTACACCCGCAAGGATGACGCGGCCGCGGAGGGCTTCAAGCTCGGGGCGCAGGTCTAA
- the hpaE gene encoding 5-carboxymethyl-2-hydroxymuconate semialdehyde dehydrogenase, whose product MTFTAPETTAHYVPKDLPTHIQHFIDGQFVDSVSGKTFDVLDPVSNGNYATAAAGQKEDIDLAVAAAREAFVNGPWPKMKPRERARVLNRIADAVEAQEDRLAELETFDTGLPITQAKGQALRAAENFRFFADLIVAQFDDAMKVPGAQINYVNRKPIGVAGLITPWNTPFMLESWKLAPALATGNTVVLKPAEFTPLSASLWAQIFKDAGLPDGVFNLVNGLGEEAGDALVKHPDVPLISFTGETTTGQTIFRNAAANLKGLSMELGGKSPCVVFADADLDAAIDSALFGVFSLNGERCTAGSRILVERAIYAEFCEKYAARAKNIVVGDPHDPKTQVGALVHPEHYAKVASYVEIGKTEGRLLAGGGRPEHLPEGNYIAPTVFADVAPDARIFQEEIFGPVVAITPFENDDEALALANNTKYGLAAYIWTQNLTRAHNFAQNVEAGMVWLNSHNVRDLRTPFGGVKASGLGHEGGYRSIDFYTDQQAVHITLGTVHTPKFGA is encoded by the coding sequence ATGACGTTCACTGCACCAGAAACCACCGCCCATTACGTGCCGAAGGACCTTCCCACCCACATCCAGCACTTCATCGACGGCCAGTTCGTTGACTCGGTGAGCGGGAAGACCTTCGATGTCCTGGATCCGGTATCGAACGGCAACTACGCCACCGCCGCGGCCGGGCAGAAGGAAGACATCGATCTCGCCGTCGCCGCGGCCCGCGAAGCTTTCGTGAACGGTCCGTGGCCTAAGATGAAGCCCCGCGAGCGTGCCCGCGTCCTGAACAGGATCGCCGACGCCGTCGAGGCCCAGGAAGACCGGCTCGCCGAGCTCGAGACTTTCGACACCGGCCTGCCGATCACCCAGGCCAAGGGCCAAGCGTTGCGTGCGGCGGAGAACTTCCGCTTCTTCGCGGACCTGATCGTGGCCCAGTTCGACGACGCCATGAAGGTCCCGGGCGCCCAGATCAACTACGTGAACCGCAAGCCGATCGGCGTCGCGGGCCTGATCACGCCGTGGAACACCCCGTTCATGCTCGAATCCTGGAAGCTCGCCCCGGCCCTGGCCACCGGCAACACCGTGGTCCTCAAGCCGGCCGAGTTCACCCCGCTCTCGGCCTCCCTCTGGGCCCAGATCTTCAAGGATGCGGGCCTGCCCGACGGCGTGTTCAATCTGGTCAACGGCCTGGGCGAGGAAGCCGGCGACGCGTTGGTCAAACACCCGGACGTGCCGCTGATCTCCTTCACCGGGGAGACCACCACGGGCCAGACGATCTTCCGCAACGCCGCCGCCAACCTCAAGGGCCTGTCCATGGAGCTGGGCGGCAAATCGCCGTGCGTCGTGTTCGCCGACGCCGACCTGGACGCCGCGATCGATTCGGCCCTGTTCGGGGTTTTCTCCCTCAACGGGGAACGCTGCACCGCCGGCTCCCGCATCCTGGTCGAACGCGCGATCTATGCGGAGTTCTGCGAAAAGTACGCCGCCCGCGCGAAGAACATCGTCGTCGGGGACCCGCACGACCCCAAGACCCAGGTGGGCGCCCTCGTCCATCCCGAGCACTACGCCAAAGTCGCCTCGTACGTGGAGATCGGCAAGACCGAGGGCCGGCTGCTTGCCGGCGGCGGCCGCCCGGAACACCTGCCCGAGGGTAACTACATCGCGCCGACGGTGTTCGCCGACGTCGCGCCCGACGCCCGGATCTTCCAGGAGGAGATCTTCGGCCCCGTCGTCGCAATCACCCCCTTCGAGAACGACGACGAAGCCCTCGCCCTGGCGAACAACACCAAATACGGCCTGGCGGCCTACATCTGGACCCAGAACCTGACCCGCGCCCACAACTTCGCGCAGAACGTCGAAGCCGGCATGGTCTGGCTCAACAGCCACAACGTCCGGGACCTGCGCACCCCCTTCGGCGGCGTCAAGGCCTCGGGCCTGGGCCACGAAGGCGGCTACCGCTCCATCGATTTCTACACCGACCAGCAGGCCGTGCACATCACCCTCGGCACTGTCCACACCCCCAAGTTCGGCGCCTAA
- a CDS encoding LysR substrate-binding domain-containing protein: MDTRKLSYFVKIVDSGSITKAAAALHVAQPALSQQVSALESDLKQRLLIRSKQGVEPTAAGHTLYRHAQTILRLVEQARQDVATSGAAPSGRVSIAIAPYSMASSLTPQIIREVGRRYPDIVVHLTEIFGGVLSEAIKNGRLDMALIYEPGKIRGVQFTTMIVEDLHLVTHEDVDVAQGRTTVTLEEASSLGLFLPEKNHTLRQIIEKGLADRGLPLRLVGEVESVPSLVRLIRANLGATVLPKSAADALFPDETFKVLRIVEPALQSKIALCTPDHEPLSEAASAVLILVKEMLQQQLISKYAADPSEA, encoded by the coding sequence ATGGACACTCGGAAGCTCTCGTACTTTGTAAAGATCGTCGATTCGGGGAGCATCACCAAGGCCGCCGCGGCGCTCCACGTCGCCCAACCTGCCCTCAGCCAGCAGGTGTCTGCGCTTGAAAGCGACCTTAAGCAACGCCTGCTGATCCGCAGCAAGCAAGGAGTCGAGCCAACGGCGGCAGGACACACCCTGTATCGCCATGCCCAGACCATCCTGCGCCTCGTCGAACAAGCGCGGCAGGACGTAGCGACGTCCGGGGCGGCACCGTCCGGCAGGGTGTCCATCGCGATCGCACCGTACAGCATGGCCTCCAGCCTGACGCCGCAGATCATCCGCGAGGTTGGCCGGCGTTACCCGGACATTGTGGTGCACCTGACGGAGATCTTCGGCGGCGTGCTGAGCGAGGCGATCAAGAATGGCCGCCTCGACATGGCCCTGATCTACGAGCCGGGGAAGATCCGCGGAGTGCAGTTCACCACCATGATTGTGGAAGACCTGCACTTGGTGACCCATGAAGACGTCGATGTGGCTCAGGGCCGAACAACAGTCACCCTCGAAGAAGCCAGCAGCCTTGGACTTTTCCTCCCCGAAAAGAACCACACCCTCCGCCAGATCATCGAGAAGGGGCTGGCCGACCGAGGGTTGCCCTTGCGGCTCGTAGGCGAAGTGGAATCCGTTCCGTCGCTTGTTCGGCTCATTCGCGCGAACCTCGGGGCCACCGTGCTACCTAAATCCGCCGCTGATGCGCTCTTCCCCGATGAGACCTTCAAGGTATTGCGGATCGTCGAACCGGCCCTGCAGAGCAAGATTGCCCTGTGCACCCCCGACCATGAGCCGCTGTCCGAGGCCGCCTCGGCCGTGCTCATCCTGGTCAAGGAGATGCTGCAGCAACAATTGATCAGCAAGTACGCGGCCGATCCATCCGAGGCCTGA
- a CDS encoding LamB/YcsF family protein: MNPTIDLVADLGEGFGAYTIGSDSDLLEIVSSANIACGFHAGDPDIMDATVAECVRRGVGIGAHPSFPDLRGFGRRDMGLSADEVRSDVLYQLGALSGFAAFHGTKVTHIAPHGRLGNLVAVRADYAAAVAEAAARVDNELIVVAQEGELAKAARSAGLAVAIVGIVDRAYQEDGTLVPRSQPGAVLHDPSAIVERTVRMVCEGKIRCANGTDIDISTDTVLLHGDNPGAVELARLIRSELISAGVRIAPLAEVMDAKRKAA; encoded by the coding sequence GTGAACCCGACAATTGATCTTGTAGCGGATCTTGGAGAGGGATTCGGTGCCTACACCATAGGCAGCGACTCCGATCTTCTGGAGATCGTTTCAAGCGCCAATATCGCTTGCGGGTTCCACGCAGGCGATCCCGACATCATGGACGCCACCGTTGCTGAGTGCGTTCGCCGCGGAGTCGGCATCGGAGCGCATCCGAGCTTCCCCGACCTCCGCGGCTTCGGTCGCCGGGACATGGGCCTCAGTGCTGACGAAGTACGTTCCGATGTTTTGTACCAACTCGGAGCCCTGTCCGGCTTCGCAGCTTTCCACGGAACCAAGGTCACCCACATCGCGCCGCACGGCCGGCTGGGAAACCTCGTAGCCGTGCGTGCGGACTACGCCGCCGCCGTGGCTGAGGCCGCCGCCCGGGTAGACAACGAACTCATCGTCGTCGCCCAGGAGGGCGAACTGGCCAAAGCGGCACGTTCCGCTGGTCTGGCCGTGGCCATTGTCGGCATCGTCGACCGCGCGTACCAGGAAGACGGCACGCTGGTTCCGCGGAGCCAGCCCGGCGCCGTCCTGCACGATCCCTCTGCGATTGTGGAGCGAACCGTCCGCATGGTCTGCGAAGGCAAGATCCGCTGCGCGAACGGCACCGACATCGACATTTCCACGGACACCGTCCTGCTTCATGGGGACAATCCGGGCGCCGTCGAACTTGCCCGGCTCATCCGCTCGGAGCTCATCTCGGCCGGCGTCCGGATCGCCCCGCTGGCAGAGGTCATGGATGCCAAGAGGAAGGCGGCCTGA
- a CDS encoding HpcH/HpaI aldolase family protein translates to MPVRVEPDRTFREALASADRPLAGMWVCSGSPLIAELCAGAGLDWLLIDAEHSPNGLESILAQLQAVRGYAVQAVVRPPANDTVLLKQYLDLGVQDLLIPMVNSAAEAKAAVAAVRYPPLGVRGVGSALARASRWNRIPDYLARASETVSVTVQIETEAAVAAVEDILAVDGVDAIFVGPSDLAASMGLLGQQEHPKVRAAVEHCVGAAKTAGKPAGVNAFNEGTARAYMAAGASFVLVGADVALLARGTEALADKFIPATPDGGAPFGGTGDTPSSY, encoded by the coding sequence ATGCCGGTTCGAGTAGAACCAGACCGCACGTTTCGCGAAGCCTTGGCCTCCGCGGACCGGCCCCTCGCCGGGATGTGGGTGTGTTCCGGCAGCCCGCTCATCGCCGAGCTGTGCGCAGGGGCCGGCTTGGATTGGCTCCTGATCGACGCCGAACACAGCCCCAACGGCCTCGAATCCATCCTCGCCCAGCTCCAGGCGGTCCGCGGCTACGCCGTCCAGGCCGTGGTCCGCCCGCCGGCCAACGACACCGTGCTCCTCAAGCAATACCTGGACCTGGGCGTGCAGGACCTGCTCATCCCCATGGTCAACTCCGCCGCGGAAGCCAAGGCCGCCGTCGCAGCTGTCCGCTACCCGCCGCTTGGCGTGCGGGGCGTCGGCTCGGCATTGGCCCGCGCTTCGCGTTGGAACCGCATCCCGGACTACCTCGCCCGCGCCTCGGAGACGGTCAGCGTGACGGTCCAGATCGAAACCGAGGCCGCCGTCGCGGCGGTGGAGGACATTCTGGCGGTCGACGGCGTCGATGCCATCTTCGTCGGTCCCTCCGACCTCGCCGCTTCCATGGGCCTGCTGGGACAGCAGGAACACCCGAAGGTGCGCGCCGCCGTCGAGCACTGCGTTGGCGCGGCGAAGACGGCGGGAAAGCCGGCCGGCGTCAACGCCTTCAACGAAGGCACGGCGCGCGCGTACATGGCCGCCGGCGCGTCCTTCGTGCTGGTCGGTGCGGACGTCGCGCTCCTGGCGCGCGGCACGGAAGCACTCGCGGACAAGTTCATTCCGGCAACGCCCGACGGCGGAGCGCCCTTTGGCGGGACAGGTGACACGCCGTCGAGCTACTGA